CAAGATCGACCTGAAGGCCGCGCAAAGCGACAACCGCTTTCGCTCCGACCTCTATTACAGGCTTTGCGTGGCCGAAATCACCGTGCCGCCGCTGCGGCAGCGGCGCGACGATATCCTGCTGCTGTTCGAGTATTTCGCGCAAGGCTACGCCGACGCGCACCGGCGGCCGTTCCGCCCCCTCAGCGTCGCGATGTCGGACAAGCTGCTGCGGCACGACTGGCCTGGAAACGTCCGCGAGTTGCGCAACACCGCCGAACGTTATGCACTCGGCCTCAATCGCACGCAGGCTCCGGTAGAGACCGAGACTGCGCTCACCCTTGCCGATCAGGTGGACGCTTTCGAACGAGCCACGATCGAACAGAGCCTGATCGAGGCCGGCGGACGCATCAACATCGTCATGGAAAAGCTCGGCATTCCCCGCCGTACGCTGACAGACAAAATGACCAAGTACGGACTGGACCGGCGCCGCTACACCGATAGCGATGAGCAAAAAACCGCACCCGATGGTACGGCAGTTGGCGGAAACCCGCCGAGCCCCTGACAATCCACAGATAGTTCGTTATAACACGCTGAAAAGATTTGGGAAAATTTGACGCAGCGGCGCGGCCATGGCACGCCTGTTGCTGATGGTGGCGCTAGGGTGAGGCGGCGCTGAAATCGGCTTCCGGCCAACCATTGTCCGGCTTTCAACGTTGTCCTGAGCCTATGTCGAAGTGTCTCGTTCGGAATTCTGCCGCGGGTCCCACGCCAACGCGCCGCTTGCCGCGTTCGCGCTGGCGCCTGATCGGTTGCGCGCTGTCGCCGGTGATGCTGCTGACGGCCTGCACCGTCGGTCCTGACTTCAAATCACCGGAGCCGCCGGCCTCCCAAGGTTATCGGCCTGGCGAGAAGCTCGCGAGCTCCACCGATGTTCCGGGCCGCTGGTGGGAGCGCTTCCGCTCGCGCCCGCTCAACGAGCTGATCTACGACGGCCTTGCCAACAACACCGACCTGCATGCGGCGGAAGCGGCATTGCGTGTCGCCCAGGCCAATGCTCTGGCGCAACGCGGCGCGCTGTTCCCGGAGATCACCGCGGGCTTCAACAGCAATCGCCAGCTTACGCCAACCGAAGCGGTGACGACCAACGCCGCGTCCGGGGCCAGCCTCTACAGCGTGCACACCGCACAGGTGAGCGTGTCCTTCGTGCCGGACGTCTTCGGCGGCACGCGACGGCAGATCGAATCCTCCGACGCGCAGGTGGAGATGCAGGCCTTCCAGCGTGAGGGCGTGTTCCTGACGTTGTCCGCGAACATCGCACTCGCGGCCATTCAGGAAGCTTCGCTGCGCGGCCAGATCGCCGCGACACAGCGGCTGATCGATCTGCAGGTCCAGTCGCTCAACCTGCTCAAGATCCAGAACGAGCGCGGCCAGATCGCCATGCCCGATGTGGTCGCCCAGGAGACTGCAGTGGCGCAGGCCCGCCTGCTGCTGCCGGGGCTGGAGAAACAACTGAATCAGCAGCGGCATCTGCTCGCCTATCTGACCGGACGGCTGCCGAGCGATCCGCTGCCGGCGACATTCCAGTTGTCGTCGTTCCGCCTGCCCCGCCCGTTGCCGCGAACCCTGCCCGCCGACTTGATCCGGCAACGACCCGACGTGCGCGCCGCCGAATCGAACCTGCATGCCGTGAACGCGCAGATCGGCGTCGCCATCGCAGCCCGCCTGCCGCAGATCGCGCTGACCGCCAATGCCGGCAGCAGCGCCTCGACGATCGCCAGCTTGTTTTCACCGCACACGGCGTTCTGGATGGCCGCCGGCAGCGTGGCCCAGACTGTCTTCGATGCCGGAATCCGCGAACAGAAGCAGCGCGCGGCGGAAGCAGCCACCGACCAGGCGCTCGCGCAGTACCGAAGCGCCGTGCTTGCGGCTTGCCAGAACGTCGCCGACGTTCTGCGCGCGCTGGAAGCCGACGAGCGGACCTTGAATGCCGCCATTGCCGCTGAGCGCTCGGCCGAGCAGAGCATCACGCTGGCCCGCGCGCAGATCGAGCGCGGTCAAGTCGCCATCTCGGTGCTGATCACCGCCCAGCAGGCCTTCCTGCAGGCATCCTTGGCGCGAGTGCAGGCGCAGGCCGGACGCCTGGCCGATACCGTCGCCTTGTTTCAGGCGCTCGGCGGCGGCTGGTGGAACCGGATCGAGGTCGATCCGCGCGTTGAGGCTTTCAACGCTGCGCTCGAGAAGACGCAAGCGCGCGCCCAAGCGGCGCAGGCCGACGCCGCGACCGCCCAGTAACTCCGCGATGACCGCGGCCATGGGAAAGTCCGCACCGCCGGCAACGGTTATGCCGCAGCGATCGCAGTGAGGAATTCACGCGCGCGCGCGGCTGGTGGACCGACATTGACGATCTCGACATCGGCAATCACCTCGGACCCACCCACCGCCCGGTTCAACCGATCCGCCAGCTTGCCGTCGCTGGCACGGCCGCGCGTGGCCAGCCGTTCCGCCAGCACATCCGGCGGTGCGGTGACCATCACCACGCAGACGTTCGCATAGCGCTTGCGGGCCTCTGCGACGATCATGCGCGAGACGTTGACCACGACGACCCTGCCCGCACGAATGTCCGCGTCGATGGCTGCGCGCAGTCCATACTTCAACCCGTGCGCCTGCCACCACAATGCAAACGCACCATCCGCTTGCGCCCGATCGAATGCAGGCTCGGACATGAACTCGTTCCGCTCGTGGGCCGACGCGGCGCGTGTCACGGTCCGGCGCGGAAACACGAGCTCCGGACGCTCTCGGCAGGCCTCGCGCGCCAGTCCGATCAACGTATCCTTGCCGGCACCGCTCGGGCCCACCACCAGTACGAGCCGTCCGGGGCCAATCCCTTCCTCAGCACGGTCAGCGATGGTTTCGGCCATGCTCACGCGACCCGATGCCCCTCGCGCCAGACGCTGCGCACCACCGGCAGATTGCCCGCCACATGCACGCGGATGATGTCGGCGCGTTTTCCGACCGCAATCTCGCCGCGATCGTTCAGGCCAACCGCCTCAGCCGGCGTCTTGGTGACAGTCCGCACCGCCTGCGGCAGGTCGATCGCCGGTGCGCGCTCCGGCAACTGCAAGGCGCCCATCAACAGGCTGGACGGGATGTAGTCCGACGACAAGATGTCCAGGAATCCTTCGCGCGCGAGGTCGACCGCAGCAATGTTACCGGAATGCGACCCACCGCGCACCACGTTCGGCGCGCCCATCAGGATGCTGATGCCGGCGGCATGCAGACCGGCCGCCGCCTCGAAGGTGGTCGGAAACTCGGCGACCACCACACGGTCGCGGATCGCATCGGCGACGTTCTGCTCGGTGGTGTCGTCATGGCTCGCCAACGGCACGTTCAACCGCTGCGCCAACGCAACGATCTCGCGCATGTTGGCGGCCGCATACGTCTTCTGGTATTCGAACCGTTTGGCAAACAGCACGTCGAGCTCGGCATCGCTCATGCCGCCTTTCTTGCCACGATAGTAGGTCCGCAGTTTCTCCTCGTCGCGGAACTGGCGCTGCCCGGGCGTATGATCCATCAGCGACATCAATCGCACGTCGGGGCGCCCGGCCAGCAAGGTCGCATCCGCCACGACACTCGGCATCGGAATCTCGCAGCGCAGGTGCAAGAAGTGATCGGCGCGCAGCAAGTTGGCCGCACGCGCCCTGGCGATCGCATCCGCCAGCACGGCCGACTGACCATCGACCTCCTCCGCACCCTCCTCACGCCAGACCCGCAGCGAGTCGAGCACGGTGGTAATCCCGCTCGTCGCAAGCTGGCCATCATAGGAGACGACCGCAGCCACCGGATCCCAATAGACCTTGGGCCGGGGCACGTAATGCGCCTCGATGTGGTCGGTGTGCAACTCGACGAGGCCCGGCATCAGCATGTCGCCCGCCACGTCGAGGCTTGCGCCCGGCGCATCGCCCTCGCCGAACTCGGCTATCCGCCCATTGGCAAAAGCCAGCCAGCCGCGCTCGATCATCCCGTCGCTCAGCACAAGGCGGGCATTGCCCAGAACTGTGTCGGTCTGCTGGTCTGCTTGCTTGGCCGTCATTTCGAACATGTCGCTCATGCTCCTCAAGCCGCGGCCGCGAACCCGGCAACATCGATCAGCCGATCGGCGATCCGCGCACGTACATCGTCATCGTGCACGATTGCCAGCATCGCGGTGCCGGTCCGTTTGCGCTCGCCGATCAGTTCGACGACGATCGCGCGGTTGATGGCGTCGAGCGAGGCGGTCGGCTCATCGAGCAGCAGGATCGGCCGTTCGGAAACGAAGCCACGCGCGATGTTGACCCGCTGCTGCTCGCCGCCGGAGAAAGTCGCCGGCGGCAAGCTCCAGAGCCGCTCGGCAATGTTGAGACGCGTCAGCAAGGCTCCCGCGCGTTCGTGCGCCTCCTCGCGGGCAACGCCGGCGGCGATCAGCGGCTCGGCCACCACATCCAGCGCCGGCACGCGCGGCACCGCGCGCAAGAACTGGCTGACATAGCCAATCGTGTCACGACGCAGCTCCAGCACCTGGCGCGGCTCGGCATGCGCGATGTCGATGGACCGACCGTGATGGCGAATACCGATCTGCCCTGCATCGCACCGGTAGTTGCCAAAGATCATCTTCAGAATCGACGACTTGCCCGCGCCGGAGGGTCCCCCAAGCACCACACACTCGCCGGCATCGACATGGAACGACACGTTGGCCACGACAGGCAGGCGCACGCCGCCCTGCAAATGCATTGTGAAGGCCTTTGCCGCATTCGAAACCTGGATCATTGCGGTCATTTCATCCTCACGCGGGCAGAATCGACGAGACGAGCAGTTGGGTATAGGGCTTGCGCGGATCGTCCAACACCTGATCGGTGAGGCCGGCCTCGATCACGCGTCCCTCCTTCATCACCATGATCCGGTGCGACAGCAGCCGGGCGACAGCCAGGTCGTGGGTGACGATGATCACCGCAAGGCCCAGCTCGGCAACGAGGCCGCGCAACAGGTCGAGCAGGCGCGCCTGCACCGAGACGTCGAGGCCGCCGGTCGGCTCGTCCATGAAGATCAGCCGCGGCTGGGTAACGAGATTGCGGGCGATCTGCAGCCGCTGGCGCATGCCCCCCGAATAGGTGCGCGGCGAATCGTCGATGCGGCCGACCTCGATCTCCACCCGGCGCAACCACGATTCGGCCGTGTTGCGGATCTTGCCGTAGTGCTGCCAGCCGACAGCCATCAGCCGCTCGCCGACATTGGCGCCGGCGGACACCTTCATGCGCAGGCCCATCGCCGGATCCTGATGGACGTAGCCCCAATCGGTGCGGAACAGAAAACGGCGCTCGGCCTCGCCGAGGCTCGTCAGATCCCGCGTCGCGCCATCGCGCATGCGGTAGCAGACGCGACCGGTGGTGGGCTCCATCTGCGTCGAGAGCATCTGCAGCAACGTCGACTTTCCGGAGCCGGATTCGCCGACGATGGCCAGCACCTCGCCCTCATGAAGCGTAAACGATACGTCACGACACGCCAGATGCCGGCCGTAGGTCTTTCCGAGGCTATCAGCAATCAGCAGCGGTTGATCGACGGCACTCATTCTGCTGCCTCCGGTTGGACGCCGCGACAGCCTGTGGCACGACGTGTTTCGCAGTGATCAGTATCGGAGCAGACGAACATCCGTCCGCCCCTGTCGTCGATCACCACCTCATCGAGATAGGAATCATCGGCGCCGCACAACGTACATGGCGCATTGTGCCGGTAGCGCTCGAACGGATGGTCCTCGAAATCGAGCGAGACCACGGTCGTATAGGGCGGCACCGCATAGATCCGCTTCTCGCGACCTGCGCCGAACAGCTGCAACGCCGGACAATCGTTCATCTTCGGATTGTCAAACTTCGGCGTCGGCGACGGGTCCATCACATAGCGGGCATTGACCTTCACTGGATAGGCATAGCTCGTGGCGATATGGCCGTGACGGGCGATGTCCTCGTACAACTTCACATGCATCAGCCCGTATTCGGCGAGCGCGTGCATCCGCCGCGTCTCCGTCTCGCGCGGCTCGAGGAAGCGCAAGGGCTCCGGGATCGGCACCTGATAGACCAGCACCTGCCCTGCATGCAGCGCCGCTTCCGGAATCCGATGCCGGGTCTGGATCACCGTCGCGTCCGTCGTGCTGGTGGTGGTGGCGACGCCAGCGGTCTTCTCGAAGAACTTGCGGATCGAGATCGCGTTGGTGGTGTCGTCGGAACCCTGATCGATCACCTTCAATACGTCATCATGACCCAAGATCGACGCCGTCACCTGTACACCACCCGTGCCCCAGCCATATGGCATCGGCATCTCGCGGCTCGCGAACGGCACCTGATAGCCGGGAATTGCGATCGCCTTCAGGATCGCCCGGCGGATCATCCGTTTGGTCTGTTCGTCGAGATAGGCGAAGTTATAAGCTGGCGCGTTCATTCCGCGGCCTCCTGCACGGCGGCAGATTCTGCCGCTTTGACGAAATCGACGCGCAGCTTGCGCAGCAGGCCGAGTTCGGACTGGAAATCGACGTAATGCGGCAACTTCAGATGCTCGACGAAACCGGTGGCCTGCACGTTGTCCGAATGCGACAGCACGAACTCCTCGTCCTGCGCGGGCGCGGTGACATCCTCGCCCAGTTCGCGAGCACGCAACGCGCGATCCACCAGCGCCATCGACATCGTCTTGCGTTCGGCTTGACCGAAAGCGAGACCGTACCCACGGGTGAAGCACGGTGGCTCCGTGGCCGAGCCCTTGAACTGGTTGACCATCTGACATTCGGTCAGCTCGATTGAACCGAGCGGCACGGCAAAGCCTGCATCCTCCGCAAAGAACTCGACCTCCACTTCGCCGAAACGAATTTCGCCCGCGAACGGATGGGTGCGGCCGTAACCGCGCTGCGTCGAGTAGCCAAGCGCGAGCAGGAAGCCTTCGTCGCCGCGAGCAAGATTCTGCAGACGCAGGTCGCGCTCGGCCGGGAAATCCAACGGCTCACGGGTCAGATCACCGACTGGCCTTTCAGGGTCGCCCGCAGGCGACGGTTCGATCAAGCCGTCACGGCCGAGGATATCGGTGACGCGCGGCATTGCACCGATATCGGCCTCGGCCACCGCAGGCGCTTGCCGCGCGGTTTCGCCGGTCAATGCCGGATCGAGCAGACGGTGCGTGTAATCGAAGGTCGGCCCCAGCACCTGGCCGCCCGGGACATCCTTGAAGGTGGATGAGATCCGCCGCGCCACCCGCATTGCCCCAGTCTCGACCGGCTCGGTGGCGCCGAAGCGTGGCAGCGTGGCGCGGAACGCACGCAGCAGGAAGATCGCCTCGATCAGATCGCCCCGCGCCTGCTTGATCGCCAGCGCCGCAAGCTCGCGATCGTAAAGCGATCCCTCCGTCATCACCCGGTCAACGCCCAGGCTGAGCTGTTCGGAAATCTGCGCCAGCGATAGCTCCGGCACATTCGGATCACCGCGGCGCTCATGCGCCAGCAGCCGATGCGCGTTCTCGATGGCACGTTCGCCGCCCTTCACCGCCACATACATGCTTCAAGCCTCCCTGCGAACGACGCGAGTGGTGCGCGGCAGTGCCGCCACCTGGTTTCCGGCGACCAGCACGAGATCGACCCCGCGTGGGAACAGCTCGCGATTGAGGGCCAACCGATCGACCAGGTCATCCGGTAGGCCAGCGGCACGCAGCGTCGCGCCGCCGTCGATGCCCGGACCGCTCAATTCGAATGTCTGACCGACCGAGAGCTGCTCGATCTGCAGGATCAATGTCGTCGAACGATCCGGGTAGGCATCGCTGCCGAGGCAGAACTGTTCGAAATCCGGAAGCCGCTTCGGCTGCGCGATCAGCGCGAAGCTACAATAGGAGGGGCTGGTCACCAGCGGCGCGCCGGTATGGAACTTGAGCCACTTGGCCACCGCGGTTGAGGCTGTGAACGGCGCATCCAGCCACAGCGTCGTGTCGTGATCGAACAGGGTCAACGCAATCGCTGCCGTTCCGGCCAGCATCGGAGCGGGCGCGTCGAGAACCGCATCGATCCGATGCACGGTTCCGGGACATGCCATCGCATTCATCACGGTGCGGAATGTCGTCTGTGCCGACATCACCTTGTCGGCGAAACCCGCGCCTAATTCTTCGACCATCGCCATGATCAGCCCTCGCCCCGCACCATCGTGTAGAAATTGACCCGCGTTGCCGCGACTTGCGCTGCGCGCTCTTCCCGCCGCGCAGCAAGCTGCTCGCGCAGCGGCGCCAGCACCTTGGCCTCGACATCACCACGGTACGCCGACGCCTGGATCATCGCGTCACAGAGCGCGATCAGGTTTGCCTTCTCGCCATCGCGGCCAAGCACATAGCCGAAGCCGACTTCGCCACCGGCGAGCCGGACCGCCGCACGCGAGACCGTGGCCTCGCCGAGATTGAACGGCGCGCCGTCGCCGCCAACCCGGCCGCGCACCATGACGAGCCCCTGCTCTGCGGTGCGGATTGTTTCGTAGGCGGGCGGCGGCAGCGACGCGACCAGCGCCGCCAGCGTTTCGGTGGGAGAATTCGCCAGCACCGCCATCGCCTCGCGGCGCGCCGGCTCTGCCTTGACCTGCTGCTGAATGGACATGAACGACGCCGACCTTGCCGTTGTGAAGTTGTCTATGCTACTAGACAACTTCATAGACAAAGGCCATGACGAATTCGTGACGCCACCATGATTTTTGCAGAGGGCCACGCCGCGCCGACGGAGCCGCGATGAGCGACACGCAGGATACGCGTTCCGGCGTCGCGCTGTGGCGGCGGGTTGCCGACCAGATCGAACGCGGCATCGCCGAAGGTCTCTATATGTCGGGCGAAAAGCTGCCCGGCGAGATGGAGATTGCCGAGAGCTACCGAGTCAACCGCCACACCGTGCGCCGCGCGCTGGCGACGCTCGCCGAGCGTGGCCTCGTGCGAGCCGAACGCGGCAGCGGCACATATGTCGAAGCACCCCGCCTCGCCTACCCGCTGAAAAGCCGGACACGGTTTTCCGAGAACATCCACGCCGGCGGTCGCGAAGCCCGCGCCCAGCTCATTGCACACACAATGGACGAGGCCGATCGCGCACTCGCCAAGCGCTTGGCGGTCAAGGTCGGAACTCCGCTGGTGCGGCTGGAAACCCTCCGCTCCGCCGATCGTACACCGATCAGCACCGCGACAAGCTGGTTGCCCGCCGACCGCTTTCCCGACGCCGCTACCGTCTATCAGCGCACACGTTCGATGACGCGGACGCTGTCACATTTCGGCATTCAGGATTATCGGCGAGCGACAACGCGGCTGACCGCGGCCATCGTCAATGCCACCGATGCCGCCCGGCTGGACTTGGCACTCGGCAGGCCCGTGCTGCTGGTGGAAAGCGTCGATGTGGATACCGATGGCAAGCCGCTCCTGACGACGAACTCGCGCTTCGCTGCCGAACGGATCGAGTTCGTTGTCGATAGTTGAGTTGGCGGCGTTAACTTGGAGGCGTCAGTGAATTGCCGCCGCGCGGCCGATGATGGCGAAGCGCAGTTTCGATGAAATCCAATCGATCGCGGCCACGGCCAGCAGAATCATCAGAATGATGAACGACACCTTCTGCCACTCGAGCACGCGGATCTGCTCGGCAAGCTGTAGACCGATCCCGCCCGCGCCGACGATGCCGATGATGGTCGCTGAACGCGTATTCGATTCGATGAAATAGAGCACTTGCCCGGCGATCACCGGGATCACCTGTGGCAGCACGCCGAAACGGATTTCATGCAGCGCGCTGCCGCCGGAGGCGCGAATACCCTCGACCTGCTTCTTGTCGGCAGCCTCGATAGCTTCCGAGAACAGCTTGCCAAAAGCACCGAAGTCGGACACCGCGATCGCCAGCACGCCGGCGAACGGACCAAGGCCCACCACATTGATCCAGACCAATGCCCAGATCAGCGTATCGATACCGCGAATGGTGTCGAACGAGCGGCGCACCGGAAAACGAATCATCCAAGATGGAATGATGTTTCGCGCAGCGAGTAGGCTGACAGGGAGCGCGAGCAACGCGGCTGTCGTCGTGCCCAGCAGCGCGATCGATAACGTCTCGCCGAGTGCCGCGAGATAGGTCGGCAGCGACGAGCCCGGATCCGGCGGCATCATCATCAAGGTGATCCAGCCAAGCTGAT
The sequence above is drawn from the Afipia sp. P52-10 genome and encodes:
- the phnE gene encoding phosphonate ABC transporter, permease protein PhnE, giving the protein MSVRMPSDPRQAARYAGLAVRPASSRFVVPTVMLAAFALFVFGLNELDFSFQRILAGVHQLGWITLMMMPPDPGSSLPTYLAALGETLSIALLGTTTAALLALPVSLLAARNIIPSWMIRFPVRRSFDTIRGIDTLIWALVWINVVGLGPFAGVLAIAVSDFGAFGKLFSEAIEAADKKQVEGIRASGGSALHEIRFGVLPQVIPVIAGQVLYFIESNTRSATIIGIVGAGGIGLQLAEQIRVLEWQKVSFIILMILLAVAAIDWISSKLRFAIIGRAAAIH
- the phnG gene encoding phosphonate C-P lyase system protein PhnG, encoding MSIQQQVKAEPARREAMAVLANSPTETLAALVASLPPPAYETIRTAEQGLVMVRGRVGGDGAPFNLGEATVSRAAVRLAGGEVGFGYVLGRDGEKANLIALCDAMIQASAYRGDVEAKVLAPLREQLAARREERAAQVAATRVNFYTMVRGEG
- a CDS encoding carbon-phosphorus lyase complex subunit PhnI yields the protein MYVAVKGGERAIENAHRLLAHERRGDPNVPELSLAQISEQLSLGVDRVMTEGSLYDRELAALAIKQARGDLIEAIFLLRAFRATLPRFGATEPVETGAMRVARRISSTFKDVPGGQVLGPTFDYTHRLLDPALTGETARQAPAVAEADIGAMPRVTDILGRDGLIEPSPAGDPERPVGDLTREPLDFPAERDLRLQNLARGDEGFLLALGYSTQRGYGRTHPFAGEIRFGEVEVEFFAEDAGFAVPLGSIELTECQMVNQFKGSATEPPCFTRGYGLAFGQAERKTMSMALVDRALRARELGEDVTAPAQDEEFVLSHSDNVQATGFVEHLKLPHYVDFQSELGLLRKLRVDFVKAAESAAVQEAAE
- the phnF gene encoding phosphonate metabolism transcriptional regulator PhnF; this encodes MSDTQDTRSGVALWRRVADQIERGIAEGLYMSGEKLPGEMEIAESYRVNRHTVRRALATLAERGLVRAERGSGTYVEAPRLAYPLKSRTRFSENIHAGGREARAQLIAHTMDEADRALAKRLAVKVGTPLVRLETLRSADRTPISTATSWLPADRFPDAATVYQRTRSMTRTLSHFGIQDYRRATTRLTAAIVNATDAARLDLALGRPVLLVESVDVDTDGKPLLTTNSRFAAERIEFVVDS
- the phnK gene encoding phosphonate C-P lyase system protein PhnK — encoded protein: MSAVDQPLLIADSLGKTYGRHLACRDVSFTLHEGEVLAIVGESGSGKSTLLQMLSTQMEPTTGRVCYRMRDGATRDLTSLGEAERRFLFRTDWGYVHQDPAMGLRMKVSAGANVGERLMAVGWQHYGKIRNTAESWLRRVEIEVGRIDDSPRTYSGGMRQRLQIARNLVTQPRLIFMDEPTGGLDVSVQARLLDLLRGLVAELGLAVIIVTHDLAVARLLSHRIMVMKEGRVIEAGLTDQVLDDPRKPYTQLLVSSILPA
- a CDS encoding alpha-D-ribose 1-methylphosphonate 5-phosphate C-P-lyase PhnJ, which produces MNAPAYNFAYLDEQTKRMIRRAILKAIAIPGYQVPFASREMPMPYGWGTGGVQVTASILGHDDVLKVIDQGSDDTTNAISIRKFFEKTAGVATTTSTTDATVIQTRHRIPEAALHAGQVLVYQVPIPEPLRFLEPRETETRRMHALAEYGLMHVKLYEDIARHGHIATSYAYPVKVNARYVMDPSPTPKFDNPKMNDCPALQLFGAGREKRIYAVPPYTTVVSLDFEDHPFERYRHNAPCTLCGADDSYLDEVVIDDRGGRMFVCSDTDHCETRRATGCRGVQPEAAE
- a CDS encoding efflux transporter outer membrane subunit, giving the protein MPRSRWRLIGCALSPVMLLTACTVGPDFKSPEPPASQGYRPGEKLASSTDVPGRWWERFRSRPLNELIYDGLANNTDLHAAEAALRVAQANALAQRGALFPEITAGFNSNRQLTPTEAVTTNAASGASLYSVHTAQVSVSFVPDVFGGTRRQIESSDAQVEMQAFQREGVFLTLSANIALAAIQEASLRGQIAATQRLIDLQVQSLNLLKIQNERGQIAMPDVVAQETAVAQARLLLPGLEKQLNQQRHLLAYLTGRLPSDPLPATFQLSSFRLPRPLPRTLPADLIRQRPDVRAAESNLHAVNAQIGVAIAARLPQIALTANAGSSASTIASLFSPHTAFWMAAGSVAQTVFDAGIREQKQRAAEAATDQALAQYRSAVLAACQNVADVLRALEADERTLNAAIAAERSAEQSITLARAQIERGQVAISVLITAQQAFLQASLARVQAQAGRLADTVALFQALGGGWWNRIEVDPRVEAFNAALEKTQARAQAAQADAATAQ
- a CDS encoding alpha-D-ribose 1-methylphosphonate 5-triphosphate diphosphatase; its protein translation is MFEMTAKQADQQTDTVLGNARLVLSDGMIERGWLAFANGRIAEFGEGDAPGASLDVAGDMLMPGLVELHTDHIEAHYVPRPKVYWDPVAAVVSYDGQLATSGITTVLDSLRVWREEGAEEVDGQSAVLADAIARARAANLLRADHFLHLRCEIPMPSVVADATLLAGRPDVRLMSLMDHTPGQRQFRDEEKLRTYYRGKKGGMSDAELDVLFAKRFEYQKTYAAANMREIVALAQRLNVPLASHDDTTEQNVADAIRDRVVVAEFPTTFEAAAGLHAAGISILMGAPNVVRGGSHSGNIAAVDLAREGFLDILSSDYIPSSLLMGALQLPERAPAIDLPQAVRTVTKTPAEAVGLNDRGEIAVGKRADIIRVHVAGNLPVVRSVWREGHRVA
- the phnL gene encoding phosphonate C-P lyase system protein PhnL, whose protein sequence is MTAMIQVSNAAKAFTMHLQGGVRLPVVANVSFHVDAGECVVLGGPSGAGKSSILKMIFGNYRCDAGQIGIRHHGRSIDIAHAEPRQVLELRRDTIGYVSQFLRAVPRVPALDVVAEPLIAAGVAREEAHERAGALLTRLNIAERLWSLPPATFSGGEQQRVNIARGFVSERPILLLDEPTASLDAINRAIVVELIGERKRTGTAMLAIVHDDDVRARIADRLIDVAGFAAAA
- the phnN gene encoding phosphonate metabolism protein/1,5-bisphosphokinase (PRPP-forming) PhnN produces the protein MAETIADRAEEGIGPGRLVLVVGPSGAGKDTLIGLAREACRERPELVFPRRTVTRAASAHERNEFMSEPAFDRAQADGAFALWWQAHGLKYGLRAAIDADIRAGRVVVVNVSRMIVAEARKRYANVCVVMVTAPPDVLAERLATRGRASDGKLADRLNRAVGGSEVIADVEIVNVGPPAARAREFLTAIAAA
- the phnH gene encoding phosphonate C-P lyase system protein PhnH, translated to MAMVEELGAGFADKVMSAQTTFRTVMNAMACPGTVHRIDAVLDAPAPMLAGTAAIALTLFDHDTTLWLDAPFTASTAVAKWLKFHTGAPLVTSPSYCSFALIAQPKRLPDFEQFCLGSDAYPDRSTTLILQIEQLSVGQTFELSGPGIDGGATLRAAGLPDDLVDRLALNRELFPRGVDLVLVAGNQVAALPRTTRVVRREA